One Arachis hypogaea cultivar Tifrunner chromosome 2, arahy.Tifrunner.gnm2.J5K5, whole genome shotgun sequence genomic window, gattttaatataatcTTCAACGATGATGAAAAGGAACTAAAAATACCGCCTCTGCATATTAAGGAAACAACTGATGTGAGATGGAGAAACTTGATTGCTTGGGAACAGAGCAGGATTTGGGTAAGAGGCAAGTACACTTCATATGCTTTCTTCTTCAAAAGTTTGATATGCTGCGAGCACGACCTTCACCTGCTCCAAAAAAAGGGAGTGATAGTAAATAATATGCCTAAGAAAAGCAAGAAAGAACTTATGACAATGTTTCGCACAATCTGTGCTGGTGCTGAACACATGGATTCGAGTTATAGCGAAGTCTGTGAGAAACTAAATAAGGAGAAACGACCTACGTTAGTCACGGAAGCGTTCTGCAAATGGCCTATAATCACTGGGCATAACTGCAGGCATCTTCTTGAGAATGTTGTGTACTATGGGCGAAATGGCTTCAGGATTTTGATACGCGATCATATCCCTACCGTGTGGAAATTCATTGCCGTTGTCGCCGCCACTTTGGTGGTGGTTCTCACTATTATGCAGACAGTTTATTCAGCTAAGCAGACACATTATGCAGCTAAAGGCCATTAGGCATCAGCTAGAAAAAATTGCTATTtctatctctctcttttttgttCAAGTTTAAAATTGAATGCACAATTGTGATGTAGGAGCATGTATGTGTTAATGGAATAGATTTGGAATCATGTTGAACATTGCAGTAGTTTTGCCACCTTGTGAATTTGGATTAATGTTTGCAGCACATTTCAGAATCAATAATTGGTTTAGGGTTTGAGATTAATGAACCGGAATTACCAAAAATACTTTAGAATTATCAAAGTGTTATAATATGGATGATGTAAAATCCATACAATACCTTTATTCCTCTTTTTTCAAACaaaatcctaaccctaattttctaAATTCCTATTTATGGGATCAATCGTTGTAAGAAT contains:
- the LOC112729777 gene encoding UPF0481 protein At3g47200 codes for the protein MMVDGCFLLELLHKLGQYRDLQPDERKKNFSRDPFLETTKAIECVLNDISMLENQIPFVVLKRLYKNLFPVNNGGVGEDHRVANLMSKAFGYSSQNQSGFAHLLELMHLSTIGENSPETREARPELKRCTTRLQAAGITITAATSNNVLNGNPSGNVNANPNVNANYDELVDVFDFNIIFNDDEKELKIPPLHIKETTDVRWRNLIAWEQSRIWVRGKYTSYAFFFKSLICCEHDLHLLQKKGVIVNNMPKKSKKELMTMFRTICAGAEHMDSSYSEVCEKLNKEKRPTLVTEAFCKWPIITGHNCRHLLENVVYYGRNGFRILIRDHIPTVWKFIAVVAATLVVVLTIMQTVYSAKQTHYAAKGH